The Carnobacterium sp. 17-4 genome has a window encoding:
- the dhaK gene encoding dihydroxyacetone kinase subunit DhaK: MKKIINDPSNILDEMLSGLVFAYEDLVERLPETSVIHRKVEHTGKVGLVSGGGSGHEPSHAGFVGKGMLSAAVCGEVFTSPTPDQILEGIKASDEGKGVFLIIKNYSGDIMNFDMAKELAEMEDIEVDYIVVDDDIAVEDSTYTAGKRGIAGTVLVHKILGAAAEEGLSLTEIKTLADKLIPTVKSLGVALNPATVPEVGKPGFELEADEIEFGVGIHGEPGYRREKLQPSATLAKELVNQLKKEFQWQKGDSFAVLVNGMGGTPLMEQFIFMNDVKQLLTDEGLTLDFRKVGDYMTSIDMEGLSLTLVKLEDSSWLEYLNAPVTTIAW; the protein is encoded by the coding sequence ATGAAAAAAATCATCAATGATCCATCAAATATTTTAGATGAAATGCTCAGTGGATTAGTCTTTGCCTATGAAGATTTAGTTGAACGCTTACCTGAAACATCTGTCATTCATCGTAAAGTTGAACATACAGGAAAAGTTGGTTTAGTAAGTGGTGGCGGAAGCGGACATGAACCTTCTCATGCTGGTTTTGTCGGAAAAGGGATGTTGTCAGCTGCCGTTTGTGGTGAGGTATTCACCTCTCCAACTCCTGACCAAATATTAGAAGGCATTAAGGCTAGTGATGAAGGAAAAGGCGTATTCTTAATTATTAAAAACTATTCTGGAGATATTATGAACTTTGATATGGCTAAAGAGTTAGCAGAAATGGAAGACATTGAAGTTGATTATATCGTAGTAGATGATGATATTGCCGTTGAAGACAGCACATATACTGCTGGAAAGCGTGGAATTGCTGGTACTGTTTTAGTTCACAAAATTTTAGGTGCCGCTGCTGAAGAAGGCTTATCTTTAACAGAAATCAAAACATTAGCAGACAAACTTATCCCAACTGTAAAATCTTTAGGTGTTGCATTAAATCCTGCAACTGTACCAGAAGTTGGTAAACCAGGATTTGAATTAGAAGCTGATGAAATTGAATTCGGCGTAGGTATTCATGGCGAACCAGGTTACCGCAGAGAAAAACTTCAACCTTCTGCTACCTTAGCTAAAGAATTGGTGAATCAATTGAAAAAAGAATTTCAATGGCAAAAAGGGGATTCCTTTGCCGTTTTAGTTAACGGTATGGGTGGAACTCCATTGATGGAACAATTTATTTTTATGAATGATGTGAAACAATTGTTAACAGATGAAGGACTAACGTTAGACTTCAGAAAAGTTGGCGACTACATGACTTCTATTGATATGGAAGGTCTTTCTCTGACTTTGGTCAAATTAGAAGATTCTAGTTGGTTAGAGTATTTAAATGCACCCGTAACAACAATTGCTTGGTAA
- the glpK gene encoding glycerol kinase GlpK produces MSKKYIMSISQGTDMTKAILFDEKGNQKWSSQKEITQNFPAPGWVEQNANEIWLSVLSVIAGVLIESGVKPADINSVGITNQRETTVVWDKATGRPIYQAIGWQSKQTNEIAKQLREDGHEDYIHNKTGLVVDSYFSATKIKWILDHVKGSRERAQKGELLFGTIDSWLVWKLTGGKAHVTDYSNASRTMLFNIYDLKWDEDILALLDIPKEMLPEVKSSSEVYGTTVPSHFYGGEVPIASMAIDQQAALLGHEGHEEGMVNATYGTGAFIIMNTGTKPIKSDNGLLTSIAYGINGEITYTLEGSIFVAGSALQWLRDGLRMVKTTPDTESYAKKVTSTDNVYVVPSFTGLAAPYWDQDAQGSILGLTRGTTKEHFIRATLESLAYQIKTVVDTMNEESGIPIEVLRVNGGAAQNDFLMQFQSDMLDKRVERQKETETANLGAAYLAGLATGFWKDGNEVKKTWEKDASYDPDMEESVREDLYAGWQSAVEATKAFKHKPLRKK; encoded by the coding sequence ATGAGTAAAAAATATATCATGTCAATCAGTCAAGGAACAGATATGACGAAAGCAATTTTGTTTGATGAAAAAGGCAATCAAAAATGGAGTTCACAAAAAGAAATCACACAAAATTTCCCTGCTCCAGGTTGGGTAGAACAAAATGCAAATGAGATATGGTTATCTGTATTGTCTGTTATTGCAGGAGTATTAATTGAATCGGGAGTAAAACCAGCAGACATTAATAGCGTGGGCATTACCAATCAACGTGAGACAACTGTTGTTTGGGACAAAGCAACTGGTAGGCCTATTTATCAAGCTATCGGGTGGCAATCTAAGCAAACCAATGAAATCGCAAAACAATTAAGAGAAGATGGTCATGAAGACTATATTCATAATAAAACAGGATTAGTAGTTGATTCTTATTTCTCAGCAACTAAAATCAAATGGATATTGGATCATGTTAAAGGATCAAGAGAACGTGCTCAAAAAGGCGAACTTTTATTTGGAACAATCGATTCTTGGTTGGTCTGGAAATTAACAGGCGGAAAAGCACATGTTACCGATTATTCAAATGCAAGCCGTACGATGCTGTTTAATATCTATGACCTAAAATGGGATGAAGATATTTTAGCATTACTAGATATTCCGAAAGAAATGTTGCCAGAAGTGAAATCGTCTTCTGAAGTTTATGGAACTACCGTACCCTCACATTTCTATGGTGGAGAAGTCCCAATTGCGAGTATGGCAATTGATCAACAAGCAGCTTTGTTGGGGCATGAAGGACATGAAGAAGGTATGGTTAACGCAACCTATGGTACAGGTGCCTTTATTATTATGAATACGGGTACTAAGCCGATTAAATCAGATAACGGATTATTGACTTCTATAGCATATGGGATTAATGGTGAGATCACATACACGTTAGAGGGGAGTATCTTTGTGGCTGGATCCGCATTGCAGTGGTTAAGAGATGGACTTAGAATGGTTAAAACAACGCCTGACACTGAATCGTATGCCAAAAAAGTAACGTCAACGGACAATGTCTACGTAGTGCCTTCATTTACTGGTTTAGCAGCACCATATTGGGATCAAGATGCACAAGGATCAATCTTAGGTTTAACTCGTGGAACAACGAAAGAACACTTTATTCGTGCGACATTAGAATCTCTGGCATACCAAATAAAAACAGTTGTAGATACGATGAATGAAGAATCAGGTATTCCAATTGAAGTGTTACGTGTGAATGGTGGAGCAGCTCAAAACGACTTTTTAATGCAATTTCAATCCGATATGTTAGACAAACGTGTTGAACGCCAAAAAGAAACCGAAACGGCAAATTTAGGAGCTGCATATTTGGCAGGTTTGGCAACGGGATTTTGGAAAGATGGAAATGAAGTCAAGAAAACTTGGGAAAAAGATGCCTCGTATGATCCTGATATGGAAGAATCTGTACGAGAAGATTTATATGCCGGTTGGCAATCAGCTGTCGAAGCAACAAAGGCATTCAAACACAAACCTTTAAGAAAAAAATAA
- the dhaL gene encoding dihydroxyacetone kinase subunit DhaL, whose amino-acid sequence MLTQETAKKWIDLFIEQILENKDYLSELDTAIGDGDHGNNLARGANALTEALQTKNPETLPDLLKVTGMTLVSKVGGASGPLLGSAFINMAKASQDSDDLATVLEAGLEGIQKRGKAVAGEKTMVDEWIPVVEAVKSKTLTSSFIDETVEKTIDMKATKGRASYLGARSIGHIDPGAMSSSYLFKTMMKAGVYDE is encoded by the coding sequence ATGTTAACTCAAGAAACTGCAAAAAAATGGATTGACCTTTTTATTGAACAAATTTTAGAAAATAAAGATTATCTTAGTGAATTAGATACTGCTATTGGGGATGGTGACCACGGAAACAATCTTGCTCGCGGAGCTAACGCACTAACTGAAGCGTTACAAACTAAAAACCCTGAAACGTTACCTGACCTTCTTAAAGTAACCGGAATGACTCTGGTCAGCAAAGTTGGAGGAGCTTCAGGCCCACTACTAGGTTCTGCTTTCATTAACATGGCTAAGGCTAGCCAAGACAGTGATGACCTAGCTACCGTCTTAGAAGCCGGATTAGAAGGCATCCAAAAACGTGGTAAAGCTGTGGCAGGAGAAAAAACCATGGTCGACGAGTGGATTCCGGTTGTTGAAGCTGTAAAATCAAAAACTTTAACGAGTTCTTTTATTGACGAAACTGTTGAAAAAACGATAGATATGAAAGCTACTAAAGGACGTGCATCATATTTAGGCGCACGCTCTATCGGCCATATTGACCCAGGTGCTATGTCTAGCAGCTATCTGTTTAAAACAATGATGAAAGCAGGTGTTTACGATGAGTAA
- a CDS encoding glycerol-3-phosphate dehydrogenase/oxidase → MAFSAKTRQENIEKLKSTQLDLLIIGGGITGAGITVEAGAKGLANGLIEMGDFASGTSSRSTKLIHGGLRYLKQFDVENVAEVSREREIIYNNAAHIVHPTPMILPIYDEQGASFSSFSAEVALKLYDELSDVQEEYKNYFLDKDATLEREPALKKEDLLQAGVYLDYTSDDARITTELMKKANEFGSIIANYVKAVDFIFDDQQKVAGVKAQDVVTGEQFDIKADIIMNATGPWSDETREKSAAESEQRMRPTKGVHLVVPEERLHVNGPIYTDSSFFDNRMIFIIPRNGKTYFGTTDTDYTGDINHPTVSQEDIDYLLKAVNYRFPEAKLTASDIEASWAGLRPLIAESGGKNPSAVSRGSSLTESENGLITIAGGKLTDYRKMAEGSLKLISKRLKEKTGKEYPEVDTKVVKLSGGDVPLGSKFDAYVEEQAKKGMETGLSKEEAEKLVRWFGSNASEIFDRANSFTKPANLDLGDALFLIYTLENEMALTPTDFFDRRTESILFDHHHVLETKEAVVEFMTYYYQWDATTKEKMVAELEETIAEADLSNL, encoded by the coding sequence ATGGCATTTTCAGCAAAAACTAGACAAGAAAATATCGAAAAATTAAAATCCACTCAACTGGATCTACTCATTATAGGAGGGGGCATCACTGGTGCTGGGATCACTGTAGAAGCTGGAGCTAAAGGTTTAGCAAATGGTTTAATTGAGATGGGCGATTTTGCATCGGGTACAAGTAGCCGTTCAACAAAATTGATTCATGGTGGATTACGTTATTTGAAACAGTTTGATGTGGAAAATGTTGCAGAGGTTTCTAGAGAACGTGAAATTATCTATAACAATGCTGCACATATTGTTCATCCCACACCTATGATATTGCCTATCTATGATGAGCAAGGGGCTTCATTTTCTTCATTTTCTGCAGAAGTAGCTTTGAAATTATATGATGAATTATCGGATGTTCAAGAAGAGTACAAAAATTATTTTTTAGATAAAGACGCAACCTTAGAACGTGAACCAGCGCTTAAAAAGGAAGATTTGTTACAAGCTGGAGTTTATCTAGACTACACTTCGGATGATGCCAGAATCACGACAGAATTAATGAAAAAAGCGAATGAATTTGGTTCTATTATTGCTAATTATGTTAAAGCTGTTGATTTTATATTTGATGATCAACAAAAAGTAGCTGGCGTAAAAGCCCAAGATGTAGTGACTGGGGAACAATTTGACATTAAAGCTGACATTATTATGAATGCTACCGGCCCATGGTCAGATGAAACCAGAGAAAAGAGTGCAGCAGAATCTGAACAAAGAATGCGCCCAACGAAAGGGGTTCATTTAGTTGTTCCTGAAGAACGTTTGCATGTGAATGGTCCTATTTATACTGATTCTAGTTTTTTCGATAATCGTATGATTTTTATTATTCCACGTAATGGGAAAACATATTTTGGAACAACGGATACGGACTATACTGGTGACATCAATCATCCAACAGTTTCCCAAGAAGATATCGATTACTTGTTAAAAGCGGTAAACTATCGATTTCCAGAAGCTAAATTAACCGCATCAGATATTGAAGCAAGTTGGGCTGGATTGAGACCCTTGATTGCAGAAAGCGGCGGGAAAAATCCATCAGCAGTATCTAGAGGAAGTTCATTAACAGAATCTGAAAATGGGTTAATCACGATTGCGGGAGGGAAATTAACCGATTACCGTAAGATGGCTGAGGGATCGTTAAAATTAATTTCAAAACGTTTGAAAGAAAAAACGGGTAAAGAATACCCTGAAGTAGATACTAAAGTAGTTAAATTATCAGGCGGAGATGTTCCTTTAGGAAGTAAGTTTGATGCTTATGTTGAAGAACAAGCTAAAAAAGGAATGGAAACAGGTCTTTCAAAAGAAGAAGCAGAAAAATTAGTCAGATGGTTTGGTTCAAATGCTAGCGAAATTTTTGATCGAGCTAACTCTTTCACAAAACCTGCTAACTTAGATTTAGGGGATGCGCTATTTCTTATCTACACTTTAGAAAATGAAATGGCTCTAACACCTACAGATTTCTTTGATCGTAGAACAGAAAGCATTTTATTTGATCATCATCATGTTCTTGAGACAAAAGAAGCTGTTGTTGAATTTATGACTTACTATTATCAATGGGATGCAACAACAAAAGAAAAAATGGTTGCAGAATTAGAAGAAACGATTGCTGAAGCTGATCTTTCAAATTTATAA
- the dhaM gene encoding dihydroxyacetone kinase phosphoryl donor subunit DhaM — translation MSKEYGVLIVSHVSEIADGLAKLISEVAKDVTVKSAGGTPEGGIGTSFDRIEEVLSSFNEEKILAFYDLGSAKMNLELAIETSDKTVNLYDTALIESAYTAAALLQAEAPLDAIEEQLITLKIK, via the coding sequence ATGAGTAAAGAGTATGGCGTATTGATAGTTTCTCACGTATCCGAAATTGCCGATGGCTTAGCGAAGTTAATCAGTGAAGTTGCTAAAGATGTCACTGTTAAAAGTGCTGGTGGAACTCCAGAAGGTGGAATTGGAACCAGCTTTGATCGAATTGAAGAAGTTTTATCTTCATTTAACGAAGAAAAGATTCTGGCTTTTTATGACTTAGGCAGTGCTAAAATGAATTTAGAACTAGCGATTGAGACCTCTGATAAGACCGTTAATTTATATGACACTGCTTTAATTGAAAGTGCCTATACTGCAGCTGCTTTATTGCAAGCGGAAGCTCCATTAGATGCTATTGAAGAACAATTGATCACCTTAAAAATAAAATAA
- a CDS encoding DUF7309 domain-containing protein — protein sequence MDNQMQLYSLVKKLYQAGFWEDYWDNDIIGIQLVGYKEPVFISVLGKAEQNFGFLIYRNLEELSYFFETRKRAEFREFSSVMEMLQTQKCISLHFEDRQKIPKEEYKKIKASGITFRGKKAWPVFTDYKPGYYPFTIEENDVPFLIAVFEKLMETARDFRASLQVYEKEQEIYEVLMRSYKTDGSYKDGFYVVPKAIVEGIVDNEINYATIKLTEFEMKRANTQKMEHTIWELDIDFVGVPVVPPSGGRPIFPCLLLVADSQKGELICSEFIKPQNIEKIQRIVLQLIVVQNGRPPKIVIDADRYVKIATYLERMLTTLDIELVPIQKLPLLSVVKEDMLEYFKE from the coding sequence ATGGATAATCAAATGCAGTTGTATTCGCTTGTGAAAAAACTTTATCAAGCTGGTTTCTGGGAAGATTATTGGGATAATGATATCATTGGTATACAATTGGTTGGTTATAAGGAACCAGTTTTTATTTCCGTTTTAGGGAAAGCTGAACAGAATTTCGGTTTCTTAATTTATCGTAATTTAGAAGAACTGTCTTATTTTTTTGAAACACGCAAGAGAGCTGAGTTTCGTGAATTTAGTTCGGTAATGGAGATGCTCCAAACTCAAAAATGTATTTCTTTACACTTTGAAGATCGTCAAAAAATTCCCAAAGAAGAATATAAAAAAATAAAAGCTAGCGGCATAACTTTTAGAGGGAAAAAAGCATGGCCGGTCTTTACAGACTATAAACCAGGGTATTACCCGTTTACAATAGAGGAAAACGATGTCCCTTTCTTGATAGCTGTTTTTGAAAAGCTAATGGAAACAGCACGGGATTTCCGAGCATCTTTACAGGTTTATGAAAAGGAACAAGAAATCTACGAAGTTTTAATGCGGAGCTATAAAACAGACGGTTCATATAAAGATGGTTTTTATGTAGTTCCAAAAGCGATTGTAGAAGGGATAGTTGATAATGAAATAAACTATGCCACTATTAAGCTGACAGAATTTGAGATGAAGCGAGCGAATACTCAAAAAATGGAACATACTATTTGGGAATTAGATATTGATTTTGTTGGAGTACCTGTTGTTCCGCCAAGTGGAGGGCGGCCAATTTTTCCTTGTTTGCTATTGGTAGCAGATAGTCAAAAGGGTGAACTCATTTGTAGTGAATTTATCAAACCACAAAATATTGAAAAAATTCAACGTATTGTTCTCCAACTCATCGTGGTGCAAAATGGTAGACCACCAAAGATTGTCATAGATGCAGATCGGTATGTTAAAATTGCAACGTATTTAGAAAGAATGTTAACGACATTAGATATCGAATTGGTACCAATTCAAAAACTACCTTTATTATCCGTTGTTAAAGAAGACATGTTAGAATATTTTAAAGAGTAA
- a CDS encoding DUF2798 domain-containing protein, producing the protein MSTVNIGLEFGKLDTEVFMIILKSFPIILIIAMLLEVLVIGRIAEKLVQTFSDDTDGFNAKILFTIFFTVIGMSLIMTVIGTMLGKGFALSSFESLSHWPRNFCIALFCELLIAQPPARFVMKKLHARQEKNTIAEDNSSIDFD; encoded by the coding sequence ATGAGCACAGTAAACATTGGTCTAGAATTTGGAAAACTTGATACAGAAGTATTCATGATTATTCTTAAATCTTTTCCTATTATCTTGATCATTGCTATGCTGCTAGAAGTACTCGTTATTGGACGTATTGCAGAAAAATTAGTGCAAACTTTTTCCGATGACACCGATGGATTTAACGCAAAAATATTATTTACCATCTTTTTTACTGTTATTGGGATGTCATTGATTATGACAGTCATTGGCACTATGCTTGGAAAAGGTTTCGCCTTATCTTCATTTGAATCATTATCACATTGGCCTAGAAATTTTTGTATCGCTTTATTTTGTGAGCTTTTGATTGCTCAACCACCTGCACGATTTGTTATGAAAAAATTGCATGCACGTCAAGAAAAAAACACGATTGCAGAAGACAACTCTTCTATAGATTTTGATTAA